A portion of the Pseudomonas sp. PSE14 genome contains these proteins:
- a CDS encoding SDR family oxidoreductase → MRLSECHVVLTGASGGIGLQLAEQLCAAGAQVLAVSRHAGALDELMQRYPEHLRWQAANLRNGTDRHALLDTVRRGGGINLLINAAGVNQFAMLDQLEESCLDDMIELNIAATLHLTRLLLPTLREQRQALVVNLGSTYGSIGYPGYAVYCASKFALRGFSEALRRELADTSVDVLYVAPRATRTSMNSAAAMALNEALKASTDDPRDVARSVLAAIEGRRSELYLGWPEKLFVRINGMLPGIVDRALRKQLPLIRRHSRHEEQSR, encoded by the coding sequence ATGCGCCTCTCTGAGTGCCACGTAGTGCTCACCGGCGCCAGCGGTGGCATCGGCCTGCAGCTTGCCGAGCAGCTCTGCGCGGCCGGCGCCCAGGTTCTGGCGGTGAGCCGTCACGCCGGGGCGCTGGACGAGTTGATGCAGCGCTACCCGGAACACCTGCGCTGGCAGGCCGCCAACCTGCGCAACGGCACCGATCGCCATGCGCTGCTGGACACCGTGCGGCGCGGCGGCGGCATCAACCTGCTGATCAATGCCGCCGGGGTCAACCAGTTCGCCATGCTCGACCAGCTGGAAGAATCGTGCCTGGACGACATGATCGAGCTGAACATCGCCGCCACCCTGCACCTCACCCGCCTGTTGCTGCCGACGCTGCGCGAGCAGCGCCAGGCACTGGTGGTCAACCTCGGATCCACCTACGGCTCCATCGGCTATCCGGGCTACGCGGTCTACTGCGCCAGCAAGTTCGCCCTGCGCGGCTTCTCCGAGGCCTTGCGCCGCGAACTGGCGGACACCTCGGTGGACGTGCTCTATGTCGCCCCGCGCGCCACCCGCACCAGCATGAACAGCGCGGCGGCGATGGCGCTCAACGAAGCGCTGAAGGCCAGCACCGACGATCCCCGCGACGTCGCCCGGTCCGTGCTCGCGGCCATCGAAGGAAGGCGCAGCGAGCTGTACCTGGGCTGGCCGGAAAAACTCTTCGTGCGCATCAACGGCATGCTGCCCGGCATCGTCGACCGCGCGCTGCGCAAGCAACTGCCGCTGATCCGCCGCCACAGCCGCCATGAGGAGCAATCCCGATGA
- a CDS encoding thermostable hemolysin produces the protein MTQSEWESLFPFRFGPRGTHLASLCLIGRDDPQRQEIEAFVHERFDRVHHADVHHYLPELLSLRDRHGALVAVAGIRLALEEPLFLERYLDEPLEAPVSRIAGYAVPRQELVEVGNLAARNAGSARLIIAAVTWLLAARGLRWVAFTGAATLINSFHRLGLEPTVLATADPTRLNGELADWGSYYDQHPQVFTGSIRYGHEQLEHSGAYQRLGFPVLLYRARQEDAA, from the coding sequence ATGACGCAATCCGAATGGGAGTCGTTGTTTCCGTTCCGCTTCGGCCCGCGCGGCACGCACCTGGCGAGCCTGTGCCTGATCGGCCGGGACGACCCGCAGCGACAAGAGATCGAAGCCTTCGTGCATGAGCGCTTCGACCGCGTCCACCACGCCGACGTGCACCACTATCTGCCCGAGTTGCTCAGCCTGCGCGACCGCCACGGCGCGCTGGTGGCGGTGGCCGGTATTCGTCTGGCACTGGAGGAGCCGCTGTTCCTCGAACGCTACCTGGATGAGCCGCTGGAGGCCCCGGTCTCACGCATTGCCGGTTATGCCGTGCCGCGCCAGGAACTGGTGGAAGTGGGCAACCTCGCCGCCCGCAATGCCGGCAGCGCACGCCTGATCATCGCCGCGGTGACCTGGCTGCTGGCGGCACGCGGGCTACGCTGGGTCGCGTTCACCGGCGCAGCGACACTGATCAACAGTTTCCATCGCCTGGGCCTGGAGCCGACGGTACTGGCGACGGCCGACCCGACGCGGCTGAATGGCGAACTGGCCGACTGGGGCAGCTACTACGACCAACATCCCCAGGTGTTCACCGGCAGCATCCGCTACGGCCATGAGCAGCTCGAGCACAGCGGGGCTTACCAGCGTCTGGGATTCCCAGTGCTGCTCTACCGCGCGAGGCAAGAAGATGCGGCCTGA
- a CDS encoding AMP-binding protein, whose amino-acid sequence MRPELEDFLHHLRHHARDHGERLALRGATQRYSYAQMLEAVEQRAAHLAAQPSGAFALALDNGPEALIWDLAALFSERPCLILPPFFSPSQRAHCLMQSQASLALVEPSMEGELRSNGFSRGETFWYRPAIVDAGLPLGTAKITYTSGSTGAPKGVCLDAGAMLRVARELEAASRPAEPSRYLAILPLAVLLENLGLYAALCAGATLTLLPSEQIGLAGSSSVDWKRLLGAIALSGAQSLILVPQLLLGLVTAIERGVMRVGPLKFVAVGGARVAPSLLQRAAAVGLPVFEGYGLSECASVVCLNRPGAMRPGSVGRPLPHVQVKLADDGEVLVSGSALLGYLGEPPHLGQWWPTGDIGRFDDDGYLYLAGRKKNQFITSFGRNVNPEWIEAELTQNGVVLQAFVHGEGLHQNLALLWPVDPSCTDLALEQAVQQCNELLPDYARVHRWARLPEPFSSASGLLTANGRPRRAAILERYRETLSEMVTE is encoded by the coding sequence ATGCGGCCTGAGCTGGAAGACTTTCTGCACCATCTGCGCCACCACGCTCGTGACCATGGCGAGCGCCTGGCACTGCGGGGCGCGACCCAGCGCTACAGCTACGCGCAGATGCTGGAAGCCGTGGAGCAGCGCGCCGCGCATCTCGCCGCACAACCCAGCGGCGCCTTTGCCCTGGCACTGGACAATGGTCCGGAGGCGCTGATCTGGGACCTGGCCGCGCTGTTCAGCGAACGCCCCTGCCTGATCCTGCCGCCCTTCTTCAGCCCGTCCCAGCGCGCCCATTGCCTGATGCAGAGCCAGGCCAGCCTGGCCCTGGTGGAACCCAGCATGGAGGGCGAGTTGCGCAGCAACGGCTTCAGCCGTGGCGAAACCTTCTGGTACCGCCCGGCCATAGTAGACGCCGGCCTGCCCCTGGGGACGGCGAAGATCACCTACACCTCCGGCAGCACCGGCGCGCCCAAGGGCGTGTGCCTGGATGCCGGCGCCATGCTGCGCGTTGCCCGCGAGCTGGAAGCCGCCAGCCGGCCCGCCGAGCCCAGCCGCTACCTGGCCATCCTGCCGCTGGCGGTGCTGCTGGAAAACCTTGGCCTGTACGCCGCCCTGTGCGCCGGCGCCACGCTGACCCTGCTGCCCAGCGAGCAGATCGGCCTGGCGGGATCGAGCAGCGTGGACTGGAAGCGACTGCTCGGTGCCATCGCTTTGAGCGGTGCGCAAAGCCTGATCCTGGTGCCGCAGTTGCTGCTCGGCCTGGTCACCGCCATCGAGCGCGGCGTGATGCGCGTCGGCCCGCTGAAGTTCGTCGCCGTGGGCGGCGCGCGGGTGGCGCCCTCGCTGCTGCAGCGCGCCGCCGCCGTCGGGCTGCCGGTGTTCGAGGGCTACGGACTCTCCGAGTGCGCCTCGGTGGTCTGCCTGAATCGCCCTGGCGCGATGCGCCCGGGCAGCGTAGGCAGGCCCCTGCCCCACGTACAGGTGAAGCTGGCCGACGACGGCGAGGTGCTGGTCAGCGGCTCGGCCCTGCTCGGCTACCTCGGCGAGCCACCGCACCTCGGGCAGTGGTGGCCGACCGGCGATATCGGCCGCTTCGACGACGACGGCTACCTGTACCTCGCCGGCCGCAAGAAGAACCAGTTCATCACCAGTTTCGGCCGTAACGTCAATCCGGAATGGATCGAAGCCGAGCTGACGCAGAACGGCGTGGTGCTCCAGGCCTTCGTCCACGGCGAAGGCCTGCACCAGAACCTGGCGCTGCTCTGGCCGGTGGACCCGTCCTGTACCGACCTGGCACTGGAGCAGGCGGTGCAGCAGTGCAACGAGCTGCTGCCGGACTACGCCCGCGTGCACCGCTGGGCGCGCCTGCCCGAGCCCTTCAGCAGCGCCAGCGGCCTGCTCACCGCCAACGGCCGCCCGCGCCGCGCGGCCATCCTTGAGCGATACCGCGAAACCCTTTCCGAAATGGTCACTGAGTGA
- a CDS encoding LysR family transcriptional regulator has translation MEDLNDLYYFAQVVEHGGFAPAGRALDQPKSKLSRRIASLEERLGVRLIQRSTRHFSVTEIGQEYYRHCLAMLVEAEGAAEVIERHRSEPQGVVRLSCPTALLNFWVGPMLARFMVEHPLVALHVEATNRHVDLIQEGIDVALRVRFPPLESTDLVMKVLGESGQRVVGAPSLRERLTARPIPADVAALPTLHWGSVQREYHWQLDGPKGASAQVRHHPRLVTDDLMALRQAALAGVGAVHLPAVVVCEDLNNGSLVNLLPDWAPRTGVVHAVFPSRRGLLPSVRALLDFLAEEFARSDMA, from the coding sequence ATGGAAGACCTCAACGATCTCTATTACTTTGCCCAGGTCGTCGAACACGGCGGCTTCGCCCCCGCCGGGCGCGCCCTGGACCAGCCCAAGTCGAAACTCAGCCGGCGCATCGCCTCGCTGGAGGAACGCCTGGGCGTACGCCTGATCCAGCGCTCCACCCGGCACTTCTCGGTGACCGAGATCGGCCAGGAGTACTACCGCCACTGCCTGGCGATGCTGGTGGAAGCCGAAGGCGCGGCCGAGGTAATCGAACGCCACCGCTCCGAGCCGCAGGGCGTGGTACGGCTGAGCTGCCCCACTGCCCTGCTGAACTTCTGGGTCGGCCCGATGCTGGCGCGCTTCATGGTCGAGCACCCGCTGGTGGCGCTGCACGTGGAGGCGACCAACCGCCATGTGGACCTGATCCAGGAGGGCATCGACGTCGCCTTGCGGGTGCGCTTCCCGCCACTGGAAAGCACTGACCTGGTGATGAAGGTGCTGGGCGAGAGCGGCCAGCGCGTGGTGGGTGCGCCGTCGCTGCGCGAGCGGCTGACGGCGCGGCCGATCCCGGCCGACGTGGCGGCGTTGCCGACGCTGCACTGGGGTTCGGTGCAACGCGAATACCACTGGCAACTGGACGGCCCCAAGGGCGCCAGCGCCCAGGTACGCCACCATCCGCGGCTGGTCACCGACGACCTGATGGCGCTGCGTCAGGCCGCCCTGGCCGGGGTCGGCGCGGTGCACCTGCCGGCGGTGGTAGTGTGCGAGGACCTCAACAACGGCAGCCTGGTCAACCTGCTGCCGGACTGGGCGCCGCGCACCGGGGTGGTCCATGCGGTGTTTCCCTCGCGGCGTGGGCTGCTGCCATCGGTGCGGGCACTGCTGGACTTTCTTGCCGAGGAGTTCGCGCGCAGCGACATGGCCTGA
- a CDS encoding iron-containing redox enzyme family protein, with translation MSFFDTLQSATAQEREALFNVPVIREALAGNVSLEGYIAFLSQAYHHVRHTVPLMMSCGARLPSRLEWLRGAVCEYIDEEYGHERWILDDIAACGGDAEAVRTGRPSLPIELMVAFLYDLIQRGNPVGLFGMVNVLEGTSIALATQAAGTIAHSLGLPQEAFSYLSSHGALDQDHMQTYRGLMNRLEDPTDQEAVIHASKVVYRLYADMFRGLPRAPAQQDEVQHAPL, from the coding sequence ATGTCCTTCTTCGACACCCTGCAATCAGCCACGGCCCAGGAGCGCGAGGCGTTGTTCAACGTCCCTGTGATCCGCGAGGCGCTGGCCGGAAACGTCAGCCTGGAGGGTTACATCGCCTTCCTGAGCCAGGCCTACCATCATGTCCGCCACACCGTGCCGCTGATGATGTCCTGCGGCGCGCGCCTGCCCTCGCGCCTGGAGTGGCTGCGCGGTGCGGTATGCGAGTACATCGACGAGGAGTACGGCCACGAGCGCTGGATTCTCGATGACATCGCGGCCTGCGGTGGAGATGCGGAAGCGGTACGAACCGGCCGCCCATCGCTGCCCATCGAGCTGATGGTGGCTTTCCTTTATGACCTCATCCAGCGCGGCAACCCGGTGGGGCTGTTCGGCATGGTCAACGTGCTCGAAGGCACCAGCATCGCCCTGGCCACCCAGGCCGCCGGCACTATCGCCCATAGCCTCGGCCTGCCCCAGGAGGCCTTCAGCTACCTGAGCTCCCATGGCGCGCTGGACCAGGACCACATGCAGACCTACCGCGGCCTGATGAACCGCCTGGAAGACCCGACCGACCAGGAGGCAGTGATCCACGCGTCGAAAGTCGTCTACCGCCTGTATGCCGACATGTTCCGTGGCCTGCCGCGTGCCCCGGCACAGCAGGACGAGGTGCAGCATGCGCCTCTCTGA
- a CDS encoding pirin family protein, translated as MKQILGIYSAPRPHWVGDGFPVRSLFSYDNLGEHLSPFLLLDHAGPHDFTPSTSPRGVGQHPHRGFETVTIVYQGELEHRDSSGGGGRIGPGDVQWMTAGDGILHEEFHSPDFSRSGGTLHMAQLWVNLPARDKRTAPAYQTLLAADIPQVALPDGAGTLRVIAGRYGAAAGPAHTFSPLDVWDMRLNAGHTLDLRVTPGRNTALVVLRGNLSLGSGESLREGQLALFDRRGDSLLLQADSDALVLLLSGEPLNEPIVGYGPFVMNSDREIREAIDDFREGRFGQLSH; from the coding sequence ATGAAACAGATTCTCGGTATCTACAGCGCACCTCGGCCGCATTGGGTCGGCGATGGCTTCCCGGTTCGCTCGCTGTTCTCCTACGACAACCTGGGCGAGCACCTGAGCCCCTTCCTGCTGCTGGACCACGCGGGTCCCCATGACTTCACCCCCAGCACCAGCCCACGCGGCGTCGGCCAGCACCCGCACCGCGGCTTCGAGACGGTGACCATCGTCTACCAGGGCGAACTGGAACACCGCGACTCCAGTGGCGGCGGCGGGCGCATCGGCCCCGGCGACGTGCAGTGGATGACCGCCGGCGACGGCATCCTCCACGAGGAATTCCACTCGCCGGACTTCAGCCGCAGTGGCGGCACGCTGCACATGGCGCAGCTCTGGGTGAACCTGCCGGCGCGCGACAAGCGCACCGCGCCGGCCTACCAGACGTTGCTGGCGGCGGACATTCCGCAGGTCGCGCTGCCCGACGGTGCCGGCACCCTGCGGGTGATTGCCGGCCGCTACGGCGCCGCGGCAGGGCCGGCCCACACCTTCAGTCCGCTGGATGTCTGGGACATGCGCCTGAATGCGGGCCACACGCTGGACCTGCGGGTCACCCCGGGGCGCAACACCGCCCTGGTGGTCCTGCGCGGCAACCTCAGCCTGGGCAGCGGCGAAAGCCTGCGCGAAGGGCAACTGGCGCTCTTCGACCGGCGCGGCGACAGCCTGCTGCTGCAAGCCGACAGCGACGCCCTGGTCCTGCTGCTCAGCGGCGAACCGCTGAACGAGCCGATCGTCGGCTATGGCCCCTTCGTGATGAACAGCGACCGCGAAATCCGCGAAGCCATCGACGACTTCCGTGAAGGCCGCTTCGGCCAACTGAGTCACTGA